A region from the Halobacillus mangrovi genome encodes:
- the spoIIIJ gene encoding YidC family membrane integrase SpoIIIJ, whose protein sequence is MRNKMIALLAMAGVLTFLSGCTQVNEDITSDSTGFWNEYIVYPLSKTLLFFADVTGGSYGLAIIIVTIIIRVLLLPLNVKQLKSSKAMQDIQPELKELREKYSSKDAQTQQKLQQETMQLFQKHGVNPLAGCLPIIVQMPILIGFYHAIMRTKEIETHNFLWLELGSADPFLAILTAATTFLQQKLMMAGGAAAQNPQMQMMLYIMPLMIGTFAFFFPSALALYWIVGNIVMILQTIFIRKPMMKDATGGASE, encoded by the coding sequence TTGCGTAATAAGATGATAGCACTGCTTGCTATGGCAGGTGTGCTTACGTTCCTATCCGGGTGTACCCAGGTCAATGAGGATATCACCTCGGATAGCACAGGATTTTGGAATGAATATATAGTATATCCATTGTCAAAGACGTTGTTGTTTTTCGCTGATGTAACGGGTGGAAGTTACGGATTAGCTATTATTATTGTTACGATTATTATCCGTGTACTATTGCTGCCGTTGAACGTAAAACAGTTGAAAAGTTCAAAGGCGATGCAAGACATTCAGCCTGAATTAAAAGAGCTTCGTGAAAAATACTCTTCAAAAGATGCGCAGACTCAACAAAAACTTCAACAAGAAACCATGCAGCTTTTCCAAAAGCATGGCGTCAATCCACTGGCTGGATGTTTACCAATTATTGTTCAAATGCCGATTTTAATTGGTTTCTATCATGCAATTATGAGAACGAAGGAAATTGAAACTCACAATTTCTTATGGTTAGAATTAGGTTCAGCAGATCCGTTCTTAGCGATATTAACGGCTGCAACGACATTCCTACAGCAAAAACTTATGATGGCAGGCGGAGCAGCAGCACAAAACCCGCAAATGCAAATGATGCTTTACATCATGCCGCTTATGATCGGTACATTTGCGTTCTTCTTCCCATCAGCTCTTGCGCTGTACTGGATTGTCGGTAACATCGTTATGATTCTTCAAACCATTTTCATCCGTAAACCTATGATGAAAGATGCGACGGGAGGAGCAAGCGAGTGA
- the jag gene encoding RNA-binding cell elongation regulator Jag/EloR codes for MKQITATGTTVEEAVQSALEQLQSSKDQVDVDVIDEGKKGFLGFGTKPAIVKVSIKKNPVQDAESFILEVAEQMGAPVQVKTEVNNRDISMELEGEKIAILIGKRGQTLNSLQYLAQLVVNRESDQFYTVMLDAEGYRGRRKETLENLARRLAEKAVRTGREVKLEPMPSYERKIIHTALQNHKKVETDSDGNDPRRHVVIRPS; via the coding sequence GTGAAGCAAATAACTGCTACTGGAACTACAGTTGAAGAAGCGGTCCAATCAGCACTAGAACAACTGCAATCATCAAAGGACCAAGTCGATGTCGATGTCATTGATGAAGGAAAAAAAGGGTTTCTTGGCTTTGGTACAAAGCCTGCGATCGTTAAAGTTTCCATTAAGAAAAATCCAGTGCAGGATGCCGAATCATTCATCTTAGAAGTAGCAGAACAAATGGGTGCTCCTGTTCAAGTAAAAACAGAAGTAAACAATCGTGATATTTCCATGGAGTTGGAAGGCGAGAAAATTGCCATACTCATTGGAAAACGCGGACAAACATTAAATTCTTTGCAATACTTGGCTCAGCTTGTAGTCAACCGTGAATCCGACCAATTTTATACGGTGATGTTAGATGCGGAAGGTTATCGAGGAAGACGTAAAGAAACCTTAGAGAACTTAGCTCGCCGTTTAGCGGAAAAAGCAGTTCGTACAGGTAGAGAAGTCAAACTTGAGCCCATGCCATCGTATGAAAGAAAGATCATTCATACCGCTTTGCAAAATCACAAAAAAGTGGAAACGGACTCAGATGGCAATGATCCAAGAAGACATGTGGTCATCCGTCCTTCCTAA
- the mnmE gene encoding tRNA uridine-5-carboxymethylaminomethyl(34) synthesis GTPase MnmE — METDTITAISTPMGEGAIAIVRLSGPEAVSISANLFQGKDLNQVNSHTMHYGKIIDPETGEMAEEVMVSVMRAPKTFTREDIVEINCHGGLVSVNRVLEIVLVSGARLAEPGEFTKRAFMNGRIDLSQAEAVMDLIRAKTDRAMNVALKQMDGRLSKLIQNLRQKLLETLAHVEVNIDYPEYDDVEEMSHEMMEQKTKEVHDEVSKLLETARQGKILREGLGTAIIGRPNVGKSSLMNALVHENKAIVTEVPGTTRDVIEEYVNVRGVPLRLIDTAGIRETEDIVERIGVERSRQVLKEADLILFVLNYGDELNEEDEKLFEAINDMNVIVIVNKMDLEPKLDVERVRKLAGDHPVISTALIKEEGIDQLEQAIANTFFEGDLDAGDMTYVSNVRHVQLLKQAKHALEDAQNGMEMGVPLDVVQIDVTRTWEILGEIVGDTVHESLIDQLFSQFCLGK; from the coding sequence GTGGAAACCGATACGATAACTGCCATTTCGACCCCGATGGGAGAAGGGGCTATCGCTATAGTTCGATTGAGTGGTCCAGAGGCTGTCTCTATTTCAGCTAACCTATTTCAAGGGAAAGATCTGAACCAGGTAAATTCCCACACGATGCATTACGGAAAAATTATCGACCCTGAAACGGGAGAAATGGCGGAGGAAGTGATGGTCTCCGTCATGCGAGCACCGAAAACTTTTACAAGAGAAGATATTGTTGAAATCAATTGTCACGGTGGACTCGTCTCTGTAAATCGTGTGCTTGAAATTGTACTCGTGAGCGGAGCACGTCTTGCTGAACCAGGGGAATTTACAAAAAGAGCCTTTATGAATGGACGAATCGACCTGTCTCAGGCGGAGGCTGTAATGGATCTCATTCGTGCAAAAACCGACAGAGCTATGAACGTAGCATTGAAACAAATGGATGGGCGCTTGTCGAAATTGATCCAGAATTTACGTCAGAAACTGCTAGAGACGTTAGCCCATGTGGAAGTGAATATCGATTATCCTGAATATGATGATGTCGAAGAGATGTCCCACGAAATGATGGAGCAAAAAACGAAAGAGGTCCACGATGAGGTGTCTAAGCTTTTAGAAACGGCTCGACAAGGAAAAATTCTGCGCGAAGGTTTAGGGACAGCGATTATCGGCCGTCCGAATGTTGGAAAGTCTTCTTTAATGAACGCTCTTGTGCATGAAAATAAAGCGATCGTAACAGAAGTGCCTGGTACAACCCGGGATGTTATTGAAGAATACGTCAATGTCAGGGGTGTTCCATTAAGACTGATCGATACAGCAGGAATCCGTGAAACAGAGGATATTGTCGAGCGGATTGGTGTGGAACGCTCAAGACAAGTATTAAAAGAAGCAGATCTCATTCTTTTTGTGTTAAACTACGGGGATGAGCTTAATGAAGAAGACGAAAAGCTCTTTGAAGCCATAAACGATATGAACGTCATCGTTATAGTTAACAAAATGGACTTGGAACCTAAATTGGATGTTGAGCGAGTCAGGAAACTAGCCGGTGATCATCCGGTTATCTCTACCGCTTTGATTAAAGAAGAAGGCATCGATCAACTCGAGCAAGCGATTGCCAACACGTTCTTTGAAGGAGATCTGGATGCAGGAGACATGACCTATGTGTCGAACGTCCGCCACGTTCAGCTGCTGAAACAAGCGAAACATGCACTGGAAGACGCCCAAAACGGTATGGAAATGGGAGTACCATTGGATGTCGTTCAAATTGATGTAACGAGAACGTGGGAAATCCTTGGTGAAATTGTCGGCGATACGGTTCACGAGAGTTTAATCGATCAGCTGTTCTCACAGTTCTGTCTTGGAAAGTAA
- the mnmG gene encoding tRNA uridine-5-carboxymethylaminomethyl(34) synthesis enzyme MnmG: MTYDAGHYDVIVIGAGHAGVEAGLAAARRGAKTLMLTLNLDLVAFMPCNPSIGGPAKGIVVREVDALGGAMGRVIDKTHIQMRLLNTRKGPAVRALRAQADKPLYIKEMKRVLENQKNLTLKQGMVEKILVEDDEVKGVVTETKAAYYAPTVIVTTGTFMRGRVLIGDLSYESGPNNQRSTVSLSEQLEELGIEMVRFKTGTPMRVNSHTVDYSKTEIQPGEEEPRSFSYETTEYITDQIPCWLTYTNEETHRIIDENLTLSAMYSGAVRGTGPRYCPSIEDKIVRFNDKPRHQIFLEPEGRDTEEVYVQGLSTSLPEYVQHEMMRTVPGLEKAEIMRAGYAIEYDSVIPTQLWPTLETKKISGLYTAGQLNGTSGYEEAAGQGLMAGINAAAKALDLEPLVLDRSQGYIGVMIDDLVTKGTSEPYRLLTSRAEFRLMLRHDNADLRLTEIGYQLGVIPEERYKRFKEKQRLIEEEKKRLDGVILKETEEVQSVIEEAGGSKLKDAVRATDLLKRPEMKYEHIERLTPSEITLPEDVKEQVEIQVKYSGYIKKALEQIDRMKKMEEKKIPEDIDYDAINGLATEARDRLKEVRPLSVGQASRVSGVNPADVSILLVYIEQGKIARVAGE; the protein is encoded by the coding sequence ATGACTTATGATGCAGGGCATTATGATGTAATTGTAATTGGTGCCGGTCATGCAGGGGTTGAAGCAGGATTAGCCGCAGCAAGACGCGGCGCAAAAACACTAATGCTTACACTCAACCTCGATCTGGTTGCGTTTATGCCGTGTAACCCGTCTATCGGTGGGCCGGCCAAAGGAATCGTTGTTCGCGAAGTTGACGCCCTGGGCGGTGCCATGGGACGAGTGATCGACAAAACTCATATCCAAATGCGTCTTCTGAATACAAGAAAAGGACCCGCTGTACGTGCTTTGCGTGCGCAAGCAGACAAACCTTTATATATCAAAGAAATGAAACGTGTCCTTGAAAACCAGAAAAACCTGACACTTAAACAAGGAATGGTCGAAAAAATCCTTGTCGAAGACGATGAAGTAAAAGGTGTCGTAACGGAAACGAAAGCGGCTTACTATGCTCCGACCGTCATCGTTACAACAGGGACTTTCATGCGCGGACGCGTCTTGATTGGAGATTTGTCTTATGAAAGTGGACCAAACAACCAACGCTCCACTGTTTCTTTATCTGAGCAGCTAGAAGAACTGGGTATTGAAATGGTACGCTTCAAGACTGGAACACCCATGCGTGTAAACAGCCATACGGTTGACTATTCGAAAACTGAAATTCAGCCAGGCGAAGAGGAGCCGCGCTCTTTCTCGTATGAAACAACAGAATATATTACAGACCAGATTCCGTGCTGGCTGACGTACACGAATGAAGAAACACATCGCATCATTGACGAAAATTTAACACTTTCAGCGATGTATTCAGGAGCAGTCCGAGGTACTGGACCACGTTATTGTCCATCCATTGAAGATAAAATTGTGCGCTTCAACGATAAACCTCGTCACCAAATCTTCCTAGAGCCAGAAGGTCGTGACACAGAAGAGGTGTACGTACAGGGACTGTCGACGTCACTTCCGGAGTACGTACAACACGAAATGATGCGTACGGTTCCTGGACTTGAAAAAGCAGAAATCATGCGTGCCGGATATGCGATCGAATATGATTCCGTCATTCCGACCCAATTGTGGCCGACTCTTGAAACGAAGAAAATCTCTGGCTTGTACACAGCAGGTCAGCTGAATGGTACTTCTGGCTATGAAGAAGCGGCTGGGCAAGGCCTAATGGCAGGAATCAATGCTGCAGCTAAGGCGCTTGATTTAGAACCATTGGTGCTTGACCGATCTCAAGGGTATATCGGCGTTATGATTGACGATCTGGTCACAAAAGGAACAAGTGAACCGTATCGCTTACTGACATCCCGTGCCGAATTCCGTCTGATGCTTCGTCATGACAATGCGGACTTACGCCTCACAGAAATCGGCTATCAATTAGGCGTAATTCCTGAAGAACGCTACAAGCGTTTCAAAGAGAAACAACGCTTAATCGAAGAAGAGAAGAAGCGTCTCGACGGTGTCATTTTGAAGGAAACAGAAGAAGTCCAATCGGTCATTGAAGAAGCAGGTGGATCCAAATTAAAGGATGCTGTTCGTGCTACAGACTTACTGAAACGTCCGGAAATGAAATATGAGCATATCGAGCGTCTGACTCCAAGTGAAATCACACTTCCAGAAGACGTGAAAGAACAAGTTGAAATTCAAGTGAAGTACAGTGGTTATATTAAAAAAGCCCTTGAACAAATCGATCGTATGAAGAAGATGGAGGAAAAGAAAATTCCAGAAGATATCGATTACGATGCGATCAACGGACTCGCGACAGAAGCCCGCGACCGTTTGAAAGAGGTGCGCCCGTTGTCTGTAGGGCAGGCATCTCGCGTATCGGGGGTCAATCCGGCCGATGTATCAATCCTGCTAGTGTATATTGAACAAGGAAAAATCGCCCGCGTGGCAGGTGAATAA
- the rsmG gene encoding 16S rRNA (guanine(527)-N(7))-methyltransferase RsmG, whose product MDKNTFLKSLQEQGIELNEKQQHQFQRYFKILVEWNEKMNLTAITDQEGVYLKHFYDSLTAAFYYDFDRPLRICDVGAGAGFPSLPLKIAFPQLKVTIVDSLKKRITFLNHLAHELELDDVAFYHDRAENFGKNEKFREGYDLVMARAVARMSVLSELCLPLTTKGGHFMAMKGPNLSEEMEEAVVAIQTVGGEVVDTYTFDLPEENSERNIAIIEKRRKTPKKYPRKAGTPNKSPIQ is encoded by the coding sequence ATGGATAAGAACACCTTCCTAAAATCGTTACAAGAGCAAGGAATAGAGTTAAATGAAAAGCAGCAGCATCAGTTTCAGAGATACTTTAAAATTCTTGTCGAGTGGAACGAGAAGATGAATTTGACTGCCATCACCGATCAAGAGGGTGTATATCTTAAGCACTTTTATGATTCACTGACGGCCGCTTTCTATTATGATTTTGACCGTCCCCTCCGTATCTGTGATGTCGGAGCGGGTGCTGGTTTTCCAAGTTTACCTTTGAAAATCGCTTTTCCACAACTAAAAGTGACAATTGTCGATTCGTTGAAGAAGAGAATCACATTTTTGAATCACTTAGCTCATGAGTTGGAACTTGATGATGTCGCATTCTATCATGATCGTGCCGAAAACTTCGGAAAAAACGAGAAGTTCCGCGAAGGGTATGACTTAGTGATGGCACGGGCAGTCGCCCGTATGTCCGTCCTAAGTGAGCTGTGTCTGCCTTTGACAACCAAAGGAGGCCATTTTATGGCGATGAAAGGACCTAACTTGAGTGAAGAAATGGAAGAGGCGGTTGTAGCGATCCAAACAGTCGGCGGCGAAGTTGTCGACACTTACACGTTTGATTTACCTGAAGAAAATAGTGAACGTAATATAGCAATCATTGAGAAACGCAGAAAAACACCGAAGAAGTACCCGCGTAAAGCTGGTACACCAAACAAATCACCGATCCAATAA